The Rhineura floridana isolate rRhiFlo1 chromosome 15, rRhiFlo1.hap2, whole genome shotgun sequence genome window below encodes:
- the TRNP1 gene encoding TMF-regulated nuclear protein 1, with protein MFPTRTSFFGRLDGISQLPACQHPVAPAPSPSAIKSARSYSLLRQKITNQAQLLAFTASIPWSLEEAAAPCSSNTDSRSASGKTQLSSTTSGTLRSQGAPPAASPRLLWEESTEPHRERSPDAEARSSSAPNPRAWMPGCGAAPSAGEAMIPHSRSEASKLEAAAAAAANRELEVRGTGASASSLPAAVRSALELAEARRRLLEAESRRQLVSELERRVEQLHRVFIEAELRMANRAESLGRLGSGVAQAELYLTAHGQRLKKHLRRYKKARPTALLASALGLSSCVPWAACRLRRGRGGAPEPPESPFKRIQQGAPSAASPQQPRRALS; from the exons ATGTTCCCGACCAGAACTTCCTTCTTCGGCAGGCTG GACGGCATCTCTCAGCTCCCTGCTTGCCAACATCCCGTTGCCCCCGCCCCGTCCCCATCTGCTATAAAGAGCGCCCGGAGCTATTCACTACTTCGCCAGAAAATAACAAACCAAGCACAGCTCCTCGCTTTCACCGCAAGCATCCCCTGGAGCCTCGAGGAGGCAGCTGCACCGTGCAGCAGCAACACCGATTCCCGCAGCGCTTCTGGGAAGACTCAACTTAGCTCCACCACAAGCGGAACCCTACGCAGCCAGGGCGCACCGCCAGCGGCTTCTCCAAGGCTGCTCTGGGAGGAATCTACTGAACCCCACCGAGAGCGAAGCCCCGACGCGGAGGCGCGTTCCTCCAGCGCTCCCAACCCGCGCGCCTGGATGCCCGGCTGCGGCGCCGCGCCCTCTGCTGGCGAAGCCATGATTCCGCATAGCAGGTCGGAGGCCAGCAAGCTCGAGGCGGCGGCTGCCGCAGCGGCTAACCGGGAATTAGAGGTGCGCGGAACGGGCGCCTCCGCATCCTCGCTGCCCGCGGCCGTGCGGAGCGCGTTGGAGCTGGCTGAGGCCCGACGGCGGCTGCTGGAGGCGGAAAGCCGGCGGCAGCTGGTCTCGGAGCTGGAGAGACGCGTCGAGCAGCTCCACCGCGTCTTCATCGAGGCTGAGCTGCGCATGGCCAACCGCGCCGAGAGCCTGGGCCGCCTGGGCAGCGGCGTGGCGCAGGCCGAGCTCTACCTGACAGCGCACGGGCAGCGCCTCAAGAAGCACCTGCGGCGCTACAAGAAAGCCAGGCCAACGGCCCTGCTGGCGTCGGCGCTGGGACTGAGCAGCTGCGTGCCCTGGGCGGCCTGCCGGCTGCGCCGCGGCCGAGGGGGCGCCCCGGAGCCGCCAGAGTCCCCCTTTAAGAGGATCCAGCAGGGGGCACCATCGGCTGCGTCTCCCCAACAGCCCCGGCGAGCTCTGTCTTAG